From one Rhodamnia argentea isolate NSW1041297 chromosome 1, ASM2092103v1, whole genome shotgun sequence genomic stretch:
- the LOC125314598 gene encoding putative disease resistance protein At3g14460 — translation MAEAVLSGLATSVLNSVAAEIAKPGGSSASQKIRLLCGAKDELQSLESTVQTIQAVLLDAEKQQWHNDQVKLWLKRLKDVLYDVQDLFDDVATEDLRRKVTSGNKTWKEVRFFFSKSNQLAHRLKVANKIEELRKKLDGIKNDRQFELDPHLSGPTVAIERRRTTHSFVREEEIIGREEDKKEIIAHLVDSSSRERVSVVSIVGIGGLGKTTLARLVYNDDKVKDCFKPKLWACHGDPDNFDEYVIIKEILKSAQHECQGDPEMMRDLQDIENKSKEQLQQLLRKVLDGKKYLLVLDDLWNEDRLAWLPLQSLLMGGSWGSKILVTTRNRSVVDATDAKSVVHDLRGLSEDKSWDLLKKIALVDGEEQLNSRLEMIGRDIVRKCAGVPLAIRTIGSLLYNKKDNEWLQLRDHELSKIDKSGHGIMEALKVSYDHLPSALKHCFAYCALFPKDHVFDKETMIQLWMAQGFIESLHENEDLQEAGDRSVSDLLWRSFLEVKKLDDSTSEVKLFKMHDLMHDLASKVAADECKMINLNEGGGIGRGTRHISFAFQSSLPQNMTTQLEATNLRTFLTLTNMRTYGPEVSPIECEGIFTKIRRCRTLALLGPDFCISSSLGTRLKHLRFLDISGNTAIKSLPDSITDLLNLQTLKLSGCKNLTTLPKDWKKLVNLRFLDISGNTSIKSLPDSITDLLNLQTLELSGCENLTTLPKDWKKLVNLRFLDISGNTSIKSLPDSITDLLNLRTLKLSGCENLTTLPKDWKKLVNLRFLDISGNTSIKSLPDSITDLLNLQTLELSGCENLTPLPKDWKKLVNLRFLDISGNTSIKSLPDSITDLLNLQTLELSGCENLTTLPKDWKKLVNLRFLDISGNTSIKSLPDSITDLLNLQTLKLSGCNNLTALPKDLKKLVNLRHLLIDGCDSLSHMPCGLNHLSSLQTLSKFVVQKMGHRVPGGVGRVDELDVLNKLAGSISLENLEFLQPAPNKAHLGKKEGLRSLRVGVVDPVGGAR, via the exons ATGGCGGAAGCAGTTCTTTCCGGCCTTGCCACTTCCGTATTGAATAGCGTCGCCGCTGAAATAGCAAAACCTGGAGGCTCCTCAGCTTCTCAGAAGATCCGGTTGCTCTGCGGTGCCAAGGACGAGCTCCAAAGCCTTGAGAGCACCGTCCAGACCATTCAAGCTGTGCTTTTGGATGCCGAGAAGCAGCAATGGCACAACGACCAG GTCAAGCTCTGGCTCAAGAGGCTCAAGGACGTGCTGTACGACGTACAGGACTTGTTCGACGATGTTGCAACTGAAGATCTGAGGCGAAAGGTCACTTCCGGCAACAAGACCTGGAAAGAGGTACGCTTTTTCTTCTCCAAATCGAATCAGCTTGCACACCGGCTCAAGGTGGCTAATAAGATTGAGGAACTTAGGAAGAAACTGGATGGGATTAAAAATGATAGACAGTTCGAGTTAGATCCACATCTGAGTGGGCCAACTGTTGCCATTGAGAGGAGGAGGACAACTCACTCTTTTGTGCGCGAGGAAGAAATAATTGGTAGAGAAGAGGATAAGAAGGAGATCATCGCGCATTTGGTTGATTCCTCCTCTAGGGAGAGAGTTTCGGTTGTTTCGATCGTGGGTATAGGCGGGCTTGGAAAAACCACTCTTGCTCGGCTCGTTTACAACGATGACAAGGTTAAAGACTGTTTCAAGCCTAAGCTGTGGGCGTGTCATGGGGATCCTGACAACTTTGATGAGTATGTGATCATCAAAGAAATACTGAAATCTGCCCAGCATGAGTGTCAAGGGGATCCTGAGATGATGAGAGATCTGCAAGACATTGAGAATAAATCGAAGGAGCAGTTGCAGCAGCTCCTTCGTAAGGTGCTGGACGGGAAGAAGTACTTGCTTGTTCTGGATGACTTGTGGAACGAAGATCGCCTGGCATGGTTGCCCCTCCAATCTCTCCTAATGGGTGGTTCATGGGGGAGCAAGATACTCGTCACCACTCGCAATCGGTCGGTCGTAGATGCTACGGATGCGAAATCAGTTGTCCATGATCTACGGGGCTTATCTGAAGATAAGTCGTGGGACTTACTCAAGAAAATAGCTTTGGTTGATGGGGAAGAACAGTTAAATTCGAGACTGGAGATGATAGGTCGAGATATAGTCAGAAAATGCGCCGGTGTTCCTCTTGCCATCAGAACTATAGGCAGCCTTTTATACAACAAAAAGGATAACGAGTGGCTCCAACTCAGGGACCATGAACTTTCAAAAATAGATAAGTCGGGACATGGAATTATGGAAGCCCTTAAGGTCAGCTACGATCATCTTCCATCGGCGTTAAAGCATTGTTTTGCGTATTGTGCGTTGTTTCCAAAGGATCATGTCTTCGATAAAGAGACGATGATACAGCTTTGGATGGCACAAGGATTTATTGAGTCATTGCACGAGAACGAGGACCTACAAGAAGCTGGGGATCGTTCCGTCTCGGACCTACTTTGGAGGTCATTCCTTGAGGTTAAAAAGCTCGATGATTCCACAAGTGAGGTGAAACTATTCAAGATGCATGATCTCATGCACGATCTTGCCTCAAAAGTCGCAGCAGATGAGTGCAAGATGATTAATCTCAATGAGGGCGGCGGCATAGGTAGAGGAACTCGACATATATCATTTGCTTTCCAGTCGTCCTTGCCTCAAAATATGACCACTCAACTGGAGGCAACAAATCTACGAACGTTCCTCACATTGACGAACATGAGAACATATGGACCGGAGGTGTCCCCAATTGAATGTGAGGGGATTTTCACCAAGATTAGGCGTTGTCGAACTCTGGCTTTGCTTGGTCCAGATTTTTGtatctcttcttccttgggGACTCGGTTGAAGCACTTAAGATTTCTCGATATTTCCGGAAACACGGCCATTAAGAGCTTGCCCGATTCAATCACGGATTTGCTGAACTTGCAGACCCTTAAACTCTCTGGTTGCAAAAATCTTACAACACTTCCAAAAGATTGGAAGAAACTGGTCAACCTTAGATTTCTCGATATTTCCGGAAACACGTCCATTAAGAGCTTGCCCGATTCAATCACGGATTTGCTGAACTTGCAGACCCTTGAACTCTCTGGTTGCGAAAATCTTACAACACTTCCAAAAGATTGGAAGAAACTGGTCAACCTTAGATTTCTCGATATTTCCGGAAACACGTCCATTAAGAGCTTGCCCGATTCAATTACGGATTTGCTGAACTTGCGGACCCTTAAACTCTCTGGTTGCGAAAATCTTACAACACTTCCAAAAGATTGGAAGAAACTGGTCAACCTTAGATTTCTCGATATTTCCGGAAACACGTCCATTAAGAGCTTGCCCGATTCAATCACGGATTTGCTGAACTTGCAGACCCTTGAACTCTCTGGTTGCGAAAATCTTACACCACTTCCAAAAGATTGGAAGAAACTGGTCAACCTTAGATTTCTCGATATTTCCGGAAACACGTCCATTAAGAGCTTGCCCGATTCAATCACGGATTTGCTGAACTTGCAGACCCTTGAACTCTCTGGTTGCGAAAATCTTACAACACTTCCAAAAGATTGGAAGAAACTGGTCAACCTTAGATTTCTCGATATTTCCGGAAACACGTCCATTAAGAGCTTGCCCGATTCAATCACGGATTTGCTGAACTTGCAGACCCTTAAACTCTCCGGTTGCAATAATCTTACAGCACTTCCAAAAGATTTGAAGAAATTGGTCAATCTTAGACACCTCTTAATTGATGGGTGTGACTCATTGAGCCACATGCCATGTGGGTTGAACCATCTATCTTCTCTTCAGACTTTATCCAAATTCGTGGTACAAAAGATGGGCCATAGAGTACCTGGAGGTGTGGGGAGAGTGGATGAACTGGATGTGTTAAACAAATTGGCGGGATCCATTAGTCTTGAAAATTTGGAGTTCCTTCAACCAGCACCGAACAAAGCTCActtggggaaaaaagaaggtCTCCGTTCGTTGCGAGTTGGAGTGGTCGACCCCGTGGGAGGAGCAAGATGA